GCCATGTTCTGCGGCGTGGACGATCGCTGCGGGTTCCTCGGGCAGCGCGTACACGCCGTTGCGCGGTCGCAGCACTCTGCCTTCACGCACAGCGCTGGTCAGCTCGGCTTCGGTCACACCGCGTCGAGTGAGCTCCGAGGTCCGCGCCATGCGCCCCAGTGAGCGAAGGGCCACGTCTGCGCGAAGGAAGGACATTCGACGAGCTTGCCTGTGCCGGCACCTCGTGCCAGGCCGTTCTCACGGCAACTGTGCAGAGGCAAGGTCGACCGCCGGTTGTGCAGGACTGCCCACCCACGAGAAAACCCAGACCATCACGCGGCGAGCCGGTGTGTCGAAGTGGGACACGCCGAACCCCGCACAGTTGATCTGGGTTTTCCGGAGCGGAAAGGGAGGGCAGAAGCCTCAGCTCATCCGAAGCGGCCCGAGACGTAGTCCTCGGTCGCCTGCACGGACGGGGTGGTGAAGATCGACGTGGTGTCGTCGTATTCGATCAGCTTCCCGGGCTTTCCCGTGCCGGCGATGTTGAAGAACGCGGTCTTGTCGGAGACGCGGCTCGCCTGCTGCATGTTGTGGGTGACGATGACGATCGTGAACTCGTTCTTCAGCTCGCCGATCAGCTCCTCGATCGCGTAGGTCGAGATCGGGTCGAGGGCCGAGCACGGCTCGTCCATCAGCAGCACCTCGGGCGACACGGCGATGGCGCGGGCGATGCACAGACGCTGCTGCTGGCCACCCGACAGGCCGGATCCCGGGCGGTCGAGACGGTCCTTGACCTCGTTCCAGAGGTTCGCGCCGGTGAGCGACTTCTCGACGAGTGCGTCCTGGTCGCTCTTCGACATGCGGCTGTTGTTGAGCTTCACGCCCGCGAGCACGTTCTCCTTGATGGACATCGTGGGGAACGGGTTCGGCCGCTGGAAGACCATGCCGACCTGGCGACGCACGAGCACCGGGTCGACGCCGGGGCCGTAGAGGTCCTTGCCGTCGAGGAGCACCTCGCCCTCGACGCGGGCGCCGGGGATGACCTCGTGCATGCGGTTGAGCGTGCGGAGGAAGGTGGACTTGCCGCAGCCCGAGGGGCCGATGAACGCGGTCACGCTGCGCGGCTGGATGTCGAGCGACACCCCTTCGACCGCGAGGAAGCTGCTGTAGTAGACGTTGAGGTCGTTGACTTCGATGCTCTTGGACACGTGGTTTCCTGTTCTGAGTGGTCGGGTGCTCAGCGGCCGGTCATCTTCGGTGCGAACAGCTTCGCGATGAGACGCGCCAGCAGGTTCAGCACCATGACGATGAGGATGAGGGTGAGCGCGGCGGCCCAGGCGCGGGCGACGGCCGCATCCGGGTTCGTGCCCTGGTTCATGTACTGGTTGTAGGCGAACACCGGAAGGGTCATCATCTGACCGCTGAAGATGTTCGTGTTCAGGCTCTGGGTGAATCCGGCGGTGAGCAGCAGCGGGGCCGTCTCGCCGATCACGCGGGAGATGGCCAGCATGATCGAGGTCGTGATGCCGGCGATCGAGGTGGGGAGCACCACCTTCAGGATGGTCAGCCACTTCGGCACGCCCAGCGCGTACGACGCCTCGCGCAGCTCGTTCGGGACGATCTTCAGGAGCTCCTCGCTGCCGCGCACGACGACCGGGGTCATCAGCACGGCGAGGGCGAGGGCGCCCATGAAGCCCATCGAGATGCCGGGGCCGACCAGCAGGGCGAACACGGCGTAGATGAAGAGACCGGCGACGATCGACGGGATGCCGGTCATCACGTCGACGAAGAAGGTGATGCCCTTCGCGAGCCGGCCGCGCCCGTACTCGACCAGGTAGATCGAGGTCATGAGTCCGATCGGCACCGAGATGATCGTCGCGGTGAGCGTGATCATCACGGTGCCCCAGATCGCGTGCACGATGCCGCCGCCGTCGCCGACGACGTTGCGCATGGAGTAGCTGAAGAACTCGGCGTCGAACCGCTCGATGCCGTTCGCCACCACGGTCCACAGCAGCGAGACTAGGGGCAGCAGCGCGATCAGGAACGCGGTGGCGACCAGGGCGGTCATCAGGCGATCGACGGCCTTGCGGCGGCTCTCGACGATCGAGGAGATCACGGTGATGATCACCATGTAGAGCAGGATGCCGACGATCACCGTTCCGGCGATGTTGAAGTCGGCCAGGCTCGACCCCGCGGCGGCGACGCCGAAGACGGCGGCGGAGATGACGAAGGAGCCGGCGAGGAGGGCCCAGGGCGCCCACTTGGGCAGTCGGCCGGAGGTGAGGACCGCCGTGTGCGGCGTGACGGGAGCAGCGGTGAGGGTGGTCATGTCAGTTCGCTCCCGAGAACTCGGCGCGGCGGGCGACGATCCAGCGCGCCAGCGCATTGACCGCGAAGGTCACGACGAAGAGGATGAGGCCGGTGGCGATGAGGGTGTTGACGCCCGTGTCGTGCGCCTCGGGGAAGGCGAGCGCGATGTTCGCGGGGATGGGCGTCGGGTTCGTCGAGGTGAGCACGAGGAAGCTGACGACCGCGGAGGGGGAGAGGACCATGGTCACGGCCATGGTCTCGCCGAGTGCGCGTCCGAGGGCGAGCATGGCTGCGGAGACCATGCCGCCGCGGGCGAACGGCAGGACCGCCATGCGCACCATCTCCCAGCGCGTGGATCCGAGCGCGAGCGCGGCCTCCTCGTGCAGCTTCGGAGTCTGCAGGAAGACCTCGCGGCAGATCGCTGTCATGATCGGGATGCACATCACGGCGAGCACGAGCGATGCGGTGAGGATGGTCTTGCCGGTCGACGAGACCTGGCCCTGGAAGAACGGCACCCACGAGGCGTTCGTGTTCAGCCAGGCGTAGATCGGCTGCAGGAGGGGCGCGAGCACCAGACCGCCCCAGAGGCCGAAGACCACCGAGGGGACGGCGGCCAGCAGGTCGATGATGTAGCCGAGGAACGCGGCCAGACGCCGGTGGGCGTAGTGCGAGATGAACAGCGCGATGCCGATCGCGATCGGAGCGGCGATGAGCAGCGCGATGAACGACGCCCACAGCGTTCCGAAGACGAGCGGCCCCACATAGGTCCAGAAGGACTCGCCGCGGAGGATGTGGTTGTCGCTCGTGTCGAGCTGGAACGCCGGGATGCTCTGGATGACGAGGAAGGCGGCGACGAGCACCAGGACGATGAGGATGACCACCCCCGCCCCGAGCGCGGTGCCGGAGAAGACCCGGTCGCCGAGTCGCTGCTTGGCCTTGATCGGTGCGGGCGGCGCCTTGGTCGGTGCCGGAGTCGGCGCCTGCGCGGTCGTGCTCATGATCTCCCTGTTTCGGGCCGGGTCGAGGTGGAGCGGGTGCTGACCCGGCGGAGCCCCCGCGTCCGATCGGGACGCGGGGGCACCGCCGTCAGTGGGTGGGCGGGATCAGCCGACCTGGATCAGATCGATCGCGGCGAGCACCTGCTCGCGCAGACCCTCCGAGATCGGTGCGCTGCCGGCGTTGTCGGCAGCGGCCTTCTGACCGTCCTCGCTCGCGATGTAGGAGAAGTACTCCTTCACGAGCTCGGCGACGTTGGTGTCCTCGTACTGCTCGCAGCCGATGAGGTAGCTGACCAGCGCGATCGGGTAGGCGCCGTCCGCGGCGGATGCCGGGTCGACATCGAAGACGAGGTCGCCCTCGCCGCGGCCCTCGACCAGCGGCGAGCCCTCGACGAGCTTCGCGGCAGCCTCGGCCGAGTAGGCCACGAAGTCCTCGCCGACGCCGACGTGCACCTGGCCGAGGTCGCCGACCTGCGACGCGTCGGCGAAGCCGATCGCACCGTTGCCGGCGCCGATCGCCTGGACGACACCCGAGGTGCCCTGAGCG
This genomic interval from Microbacterium sp. LWH11-1.2 contains the following:
- the pstC gene encoding phosphate ABC transporter permease subunit PstC gives rise to the protein MSTTAQAPTPAPTKAPPAPIKAKQRLGDRVFSGTALGAGVVILIVLVLVAAFLVIQSIPAFQLDTSDNHILRGESFWTYVGPLVFGTLWASFIALLIAAPIAIGIALFISHYAHRRLAAFLGYIIDLLAAVPSVVFGLWGGLVLAPLLQPIYAWLNTNASWVPFFQGQVSSTGKTILTASLVLAVMCIPIMTAICREVFLQTPKLHEEAALALGSTRWEMVRMAVLPFARGGMVSAAMLALGRALGETMAVTMVLSPSAVVSFLVLTSTNPTPIPANIALAFPEAHDTGVNTLIATGLILFVVTFAVNALARWIVARRAEFSGAN
- the pstA gene encoding phosphate ABC transporter permease PstA, which codes for MTTLTAAPVTPHTAVLTSGRLPKWAPWALLAGSFVISAAVFGVAAAGSSLADFNIAGTVIVGILLYMVIITVISSIVESRRKAVDRLMTALVATAFLIALLPLVSLLWTVVANGIERFDAEFFSYSMRNVVGDGGGIVHAIWGTVMITLTATIISVPIGLMTSIYLVEYGRGRLAKGITFFVDVMTGIPSIVAGLFIYAVFALLVGPGISMGFMGALALAVLMTPVVVRGSEELLKIVPNELREASYALGVPKWLTILKVVLPTSIAGITTSIMLAISRVIGETAPLLLTAGFTQSLNTNIFSGQMMTLPVFAYNQYMNQGTNPDAAVARAWAAALTLILIVMVLNLLARLIAKLFAPKMTGR
- the pstB gene encoding phosphate ABC transporter ATP-binding protein PstB; protein product: MSKSIEVNDLNVYYSSFLAVEGVSLDIQPRSVTAFIGPSGCGKSTFLRTLNRMHEVIPGARVEGEVLLDGKDLYGPGVDPVLVRRQVGMVFQRPNPFPTMSIKENVLAGVKLNNSRMSKSDQDALVEKSLTGANLWNEVKDRLDRPGSGLSGGQQQRLCIARAIAVSPEVLLMDEPCSALDPISTYAIEELIGELKNEFTIVIVTHNMQQASRVSDKTAFFNIAGTGKPGKLIEYDDTTSIFTTPSVQATEDYVSGRFG